In Armatimonadota bacterium, the sequence CGGTGGTGGTGAAGGCCAAGGGCATCGACGACATCAAGGGCGTGCGCTACTGTTGGAGCGACGACCCGCGCGGCAACCTGGCCAACAGCGCCGGATTGCCAGCGGTGCCCTTCACCCGTCAGGGTTCCTGATGCCCGACGACCTGAATCGGCGTGCTGAGTGTGAAGCTCTTACCGTCGATCTTGTACTTCGCCTCGACGAACAACGCCGTCCAGCGGTTGGGGTCGAACTCGGTCGTCAGGTCGTGCTTCGGCTCTAATCGGGCCTCTTCCCACTTCGACGGTCGGAAGTCCTTGGTATCACTAGTCGCCTTCCAAATCACGGTCGAATCCGGCTTGGTCGAACCTTTATCGAGCTTGAAGGTTGCCCAGTTATGATCGCGATCCAGCGACATCGTCGCGCCCAGCTTCGGCATCTTGAACTGGCCTGACAGCGACCGGGCGAACGCGCCCACCGACGAAACCACGCGGCCCTTGTCCTCCAATCCGTGACCCGAGTTCGGAACCTCCAACAGCCACTTGGGCTGGTGCAGGTCCTTCCAGTAGACCGAAGTCGAGTTGACCGTCCAATAAGGATCATTGGTGCCGTTCACGATGAGGGTCGGAACCTTGATCTTGTCGCGATAGGAATACGGGTCCACCATGTGCATCAACTGAGCGCCGTCCGGGGTCTCCAGCTTGGCCTGCAGCCCGCGGTGGGTGTAGTCCTTGATCATGTCGCTGTACTGCCCCCAGTCCTTCATCTGCTTCTCCATTTGGGAGTCGAACTTGAGATTGTCGAACACCATCGGCGCGATGCCCGCGATGCGCTTGTCGCCCGAGGCCGCCGTCAGCCAGGTCGTCCACCCGCGCTTGCTCGCGCCCGTGACCACAAATTTGTCGAACGTCATGCCGTTCTGCTTGGCGACTTTCTGCACCACGTTCATCGACGAAACCGCCGCCTTCGTCATCGGGAACAGCAGGGGCCAGGTGTCGTCTTTGGTGTCCAAGAACTTCTCGAACGTGTGGGCGATCAGATCGTCTTCCTTCATGTCCCAAAGCGGCTGATTGGGGATGTTGAAGAGCATCGCGATGGGCATTCCCGTAGCCGCCGAAAGCAGGTTCAGGTCTACGTAGTCGCCCTTCTTGGGCCCGTCGCCGGTGATGTACAGAATGGCGGTTTTGTACTTCTCGGCGCCCTTCGGCACGAAGAGGAGAATCTTGTGAACCCACAGCGTTTCGTGCCATTTTTGGCTGGCAAACTCAATCACATAGGTCATGCCCTCCTTTGTGACTTTGGTCTCAGGCAAACCCCGTTCGGGAGCGGCGAGGAAGCGGTCCAAAGGGGACGGCGACGCCCAAGCAAAAGAGGCTAACAGTGCGATTTCGGCCAACACGTTCCTTTAGACGTCCAATTAATAGGGGAATTTTTCACAACCCCGTCAAACTTAACCCTTTTTGCTTGACAATGGACGGTATCGGTGCGAAAATACAGCATCGGTTATGCTGTCTCACGATGGCAGGACTACGAGGAACTTAGGGGAATGCTGAATCGCTTTACAAGCATTAAACGAACGATGGCATTGGCTGGTGCCGCCGCCCTCAGCGCGGGATCGTTCGCATTTATGTTCGATACGAACATTGTTATTGAACGTGCGCTTAACAGCCCGACACTGACGGTCAAGTACGACGGAGCCAACGCTTCGCTCGTCGAGCTTCGCATCAACGGCGAAAGCTTCGCAACCAAGAACGTCAGTGCGACATCGAGCAAAGGAGAACTCTCCTTTACCTTGACCGTCTCCGACCTGAAGGACGGGGATAACGATGTTGAAATTCGACTTTACGACAAGACCGGCAAGGTCATCGGCTCCGAAAAGCAGACGATGGTGACGGATCAGGGCAACAAGGGCCCGATCTACATCTCCTCGCCGAAGCAGGGCGCCAGCGTTCAGGGCATCACCGAAATCAAGCTTGGTTTCGGCCGCGAACTCAAGAACATCTGGGTCAGCTTCTTCGTCGATGGTGACCACAAGGACATCTCGAACACGCCGCCTTACGTGTACACGTGGGACACTCAGAGAGAGTCCAACGGATGGCACACCGTCGAGGCGTGGGCTGTCGATCCAGATTCCAACACCTACAAGTCCAAGCAGGTTCGCGTTTTCGTCAACAATCCTGGTGGCCGCACCAACCGACATAGCCTCGGCACCACCGAGCCGGCTGTCGCTACGGGCACCAACAAGGCGACCGTAACTCCGCCGGAACCGGCCAAGCCGACCAAGGTCGATGCTCCGGCTAAGAACCCGGTCAAGGTTGACAAGCCGATCGAAACCAAGGTCAACCCCACCGCTCCGGTCGAGGTCACCCCGACGAAGAATCCTTCGAAGGCGACCATCCAAGATCACAAGGGCAAGGTTGACGGTTCCGTCAAGGTTGGCAGCGCCATCCCGATGGGCAATCAGGACATGATGCCGACCGGTCTGCGCATCGCCTCCGCGAAGAGCTTCACCTCCAACGTTCCGAACTTTGCCGCCGAAGCCGCCGCTAAGGCGTTCAGCGTCGAGAAGGGCACCCGGTTCAACGGCGTGACCTCGTTCAACGTCCTCTACAACGGTCAGTACGTCGAGTTCGACGTTCAGCCGCGAGTGGACGACGGCGTTCCAATGACCCCGTTCCGCCACCTCCTCGAGAAGGCAGGCGCTAGCGTCGATTGGAACAACGGTCAGAAGGTCGTCACCGCCAAGGGCGATGGTACGGACATCTGGCTGAAGGTCGGCGACAGCACCGCGAAGATCAACAACAAGTCGTTCTCGCTGGAACTCGCGCCGTACATCGACCGAGGCCGAACGATCGTCCCGCTGAGCTTCATGAAGGACGCTCTGAACGTCGACATTCAGTTCGACCCGACCACGGGCCACGTTCTCATCACCAAGAAGTAAGAACGCGAATAGCATTCCCACCGGGCCAAGTTCAGCCGAACTTGGCCCGGTTTGTTTTGGATACCTGGATGATTCCCCCTGTAATTGTGGAAAAAGACTTCCGATAAGTAAATGTAAATCAGCCTGGGGCTGAGCATCGGATAGGGGAAATCTTTTGAATCTTGCATACAATTCAGATAAGCGCCGGTACGTGCGGTATGAACTGCTCGACTACGCGGTGATGACCATCGACCAGGGCAATAGCCCGATCAATATCGTGATCACCGATATTGGACTGGGTGGCATTCAGATTCGATCCAAAGCCGAACTCGTCTCCAGCACCCGCTGCGTGATTCACGTCGCTTGCATGGACGGCACCAGCCTGGACCTGCGCGGCGAGATTCGCCACGCGACGAACGTTCCTAACTCGGACCTCTATAGCGCCGGTGTGCGCTTTGTGCCGGAGAACCACCACGAGCGAATGGCCGTCGCCGAGTTCGTGCACCAGGTCTTCCAGCGACAGGCCGAAGAACTGGCTAGCTAAGAACTTTTTCGCAGAGCCCAGTGGCGATTTCGCCATCGGGCTTTTTTGTTTATAATGCGCCCATGACCGACGCCGAATGGGAGGGGCTCTTGCAGGAACTCGACGCCCATCGACAGCATATCGAGGCGTGGGAGCCGGATGCGCCAAAACCTGATGCCGCCCGATGCGTGCAGTCTCGCCATCGCACGCTCGCCCACCTGCGCGCGTGTCAAGAAACGTGGCTCGCCGCCTGCCTGGCGTTTGCAGAGAGGCCCGGAACAAGCCTGAAACTGCTCCACCCGTGGCGATTGTTCGACCAACAATCGTACGCGCTGGTCTCGTGGGACGAGCATCGACGCGCCTTCCTCGCCGACCGTCAGAGGCTACTGGAGCTACTTCGGACCTGCAACCGAACCATTGGCGGCAAGGTGAACGGAAACTCGTACACGATTGAAAGCCTCATAGCTGGGCGCGTCGTCGCCCACGAACGCCACCACCTCTTCGATCCGCGCTAAGCCGGTTCGATCGTGCCGCTCACGCTTCCAAACCCAACTCGGAAGCCATCGCCCTGGCAGTAGCCGGTCAGCACCAGCGTGTCGCCATCCTCAAGGAAGGTCCGCTGGACACTGCCGACCTGCAACGGCTTGGTGCCGCGCCAGGTCAGTTCCAGCATGGACCCGAACGAGCCTTCCAGCGGACCGCTGATCGTGCCGCTGGCGTACAGATCGCCCCACCCGAGCGGAGTGCCGTTCGACGCTTGATGGGCAAGCTGTTGGTCGAACGACCAATACAAGTATTTCGCGTTCGAGGTCGAAATGTTCTGGCCGTTGGCGTCGCCATTCGGCTGAAGATAGACCTCCAGCTTGATGTCGTACCGCAACGGCCGCTTCGTCGCCAAGTACGGCAACGGCTCGGGATCTTGCTCCAAATCATTCAGGCGGAATGGTTCCAGCGCATCCGGCAGCACCACCCACGGCGAGACCGACGTGGCAAAGCTCTTGGCCAAAAACGGCCCAAGCGGCACATATTCCCACCGCTGGACGTCTCGCGCCGACCAGTCATTGACCAGCACATAGCCGAGAATGTAATCGGCAACCTCCGAGATCGGCACTGGCTCGCCCATCGCGCTGGGACGCCCGACAAAGAAACCCATCTCCAGTTCGAAATCCAGTTCCTTCGTCGGACCAAAGGTCGGCAGGTCGTCATTCGCGCCCTTCGTCTGCCCCTTCGGACGGCGGATCGGCGTTCCGCTGACAACCACACTCGACGCTCGCCCGTTGTAGCCCACCGGCACGTGGCGATAGTTCGGCAAAAGCGGCGGCATGTCGGGCCGGAACATCTTGCCCACGTTCGAAGCATGGTGGATGCCGGAATAGAAATCGACGTACGCTGGCGGATTAACCGGCAACAGCAGGCGCGCCTCCG encodes:
- a CDS encoding phenylacetic acid degradation protein, with protein sequence MTYVIEFASQKWHETLWVHKILLFVPKGAEKYKTAILYITGDGPKKGDYVDLNLLSAATGMPIAMLFNIPNQPLWDMKEDDLIAHTFEKFLDTKDDTWPLLFPMTKAAVSSMNVVQKVAKQNGMTFDKFVVTGASKRGWTTWLTAASGDKRIAGIAPMVFDNLKFDSQMEKQMKDWGQYSDMIKDYTHRGLQAKLETPDGAQLMHMVDPYSYRDKIKVPTLIVNGTNDPYWTVNSTSVYWKDLHQPKWLLEVPNSGHGLEDKGRVVSSVGAFARSLSGQFKMPKLGATMSLDRDHNWATFKLDKGSTKPDSTVIWKATSDTKDFRPSKWEEARLEPKHDLTTEFDPNRWTALFVEAKYKIDGKSFTLSTPIQVVGHQEP
- the fahA gene encoding fumarylacetoacetase, with protein sequence MFIVPSNARSWVPYDATSHFPIQNLPFALLAPAGRNVTLATAIGDYAVDLTALRDAGILDVPRNVHLDAFAEFTNQELSDLRHRLYEIFEESNPRLRDNEILRMGAMTPISEARLLLPVNPPAYVDFYSGIHHASNVGKMFRPDMPPLLPNYRHVPVGYNGRASSVVVSGTPIRRPKGQTKGANDDLPTFGPTKELDFELEMGFFVGRPSAMGEPVPISEVADYILGYVLVNDWSARDVQRWEYVPLGPFLAKSFATSVSPWVVLPDALEPFRLNDLEQDPEPLPYLATKRPLRYDIKLEVYLQPNGDANGQNISTSNAKYLYWSFDQQLAHQASNGTPLGWGDLYASGTISGPLEGSFGSMLELTWRGTKPLQVGSVQRTFLEDGDTLVLTGYCQGDGFRVGFGSVSGTIEPA